The following proteins are co-located in the Gordonia polyisoprenivorans genome:
- a CDS encoding phosphoribosyl-ATP diphosphatase yields the protein MKTFDELFAELTDKAQTRPAGSGTVAALDAGVHTLGKKIIEEAGEVWLAAEHESDESLGEEISQLIYWLQVMMIKRGLSPADVYRHL from the coding sequence GTGAAAACCTTCGACGAGCTGTTCGCCGAGCTGACCGACAAGGCGCAGACCCGGCCGGCCGGCAGCGGAACCGTCGCCGCCCTCGACGCGGGCGTGCACACCCTCGGCAAGAAGATCATCGAGGAGGCCGGCGAGGTGTGGCTCGCCGCCGAGCACGAGTCCGATGAGTCGCTCGGTGAGGAGATCTCCCAGCTCATCTACTGGTTGCAGGTGATGATGATCAAGCGCGGTCTCTCGCCGGCCGACGTCTACCGCCATCTGTAG
- the hisG gene encoding ATP phosphoribosyltransferase: protein MLRVAVPNKGALSESAAAVLAEAGYRKRTDSKDLTVLDIANDVEFFFLRPKDIAIYVGAGTLDLGITGRDLARDSGAEVDEELAMGFGSSTFRYAAPGDQEWTVADLAGKRIATSYPNLVRADLASRGLEAEIIRLDGAVEISIQLGVADAIADVVGSGRTLRQHGLAAFGESLCDSEGVLISRAGTDTDKRARQFVKRVQGVVFGQQYVMIDYDCPRGIFDQAIALTPGLESPTVSPMADPDWVAVRAMVPRKSHQNLMDELSELGVRAILASDIRSCRF from the coding sequence ATGCTGCGAGTCGCAGTACCCAACAAAGGCGCGTTGTCGGAGTCGGCGGCCGCCGTCCTGGCCGAGGCCGGCTACCGCAAGCGGACCGACAGCAAGGACCTGACCGTCCTCGACATCGCCAACGACGTCGAATTCTTCTTTCTGCGCCCCAAGGACATCGCCATCTATGTCGGTGCCGGGACCCTCGACTTGGGGATCACCGGCCGCGACCTCGCTCGCGACTCGGGCGCCGAGGTCGACGAGGAACTCGCCATGGGGTTCGGCAGCTCCACCTTTCGCTATGCGGCACCCGGCGATCAGGAGTGGACCGTCGCCGACCTCGCAGGCAAGCGGATCGCGACGTCGTATCCGAATCTGGTCCGCGCCGACCTGGCCTCGCGCGGACTCGAGGCCGAGATCATCCGCCTCGACGGCGCGGTCGAGATCTCGATCCAGCTCGGCGTGGCCGATGCGATCGCCGACGTCGTCGGATCCGGACGGACGCTGCGTCAGCACGGACTGGCCGCATTCGGAGAGTCGCTGTGCGACTCCGAGGGCGTGCTGATCAGCCGCGCCGGTACCGACACCGACAAGCGCGCACGGCAATTCGTCAAGCGTGTGCAGGGCGTGGTGTTCGGTCAGCAGTACGTGATGATCGACTACGACTGCCCCCGCGGCATCTTCGATCAGGCCATCGCGCTGACCCCGGGCCTCGAGTCGCCGACCGTCTCACCGATGGCCGACCCGGACTGGGTCGCGGTGCGCGCGATGGTCCCGCGCAAGAGCCACCAGAACCTGATGGACGAACTCTCCGAACTCGGTGTGCGGGCGATCCTCGCCTCCGACATCCGGTCCTGCCGGTTCTGA
- a CDS encoding HAD family hydrolase: protein MPTTADRRTPDAVLWDMDGTLLDSERLWDIAVAELSLRHGYPMTPELRESTLGNSMDDALDKVYDAAGLSAAGRDHARDERWLLDRVAELFADDLPWRPGARETLELVAAAGIPMALVTNTVRELTELALDTLDRRFFAVTVCGDEVAAGKPAPDPYLRAADLLGVDARRCRAVEDSPTGTSSATAAGCTTLVVPSTAPVPPGPLREFRTSLVGVTLTELRTVHVRG, encoded by the coding sequence GTGCCGACAACCGCCGACCGTCGTACTCCCGACGCCGTCCTCTGGGACATGGACGGCACCCTGCTCGACTCGGAACGCCTGTGGGACATCGCCGTCGCCGAACTATCGCTGCGACACGGCTATCCGATGACCCCGGAACTGCGGGAGTCGACGCTGGGCAACTCCATGGACGACGCACTCGACAAGGTCTACGACGCCGCCGGACTCTCGGCGGCCGGGCGTGATCACGCCCGCGACGAACGCTGGCTGCTCGACCGGGTCGCCGAACTGTTCGCCGACGACCTGCCGTGGCGACCGGGCGCCCGCGAGACGCTCGAACTCGTCGCCGCGGCCGGTATCCCGATGGCACTGGTCACCAACACCGTCCGCGAACTGACCGAACTCGCCCTCGACACCCTCGACCGGCGGTTCTTCGCCGTCACGGTGTGCGGCGACGAGGTTGCCGCGGGCAAGCCGGCACCGGATCCGTATCTGCGGGCCGCGGACCTCCTCGGCGTCGATGCCCGCCGATGCCGAGCGGTCGAGGATTCGCCGACCGGGACCTCCTCGGCGACCGCAGCCGGGTGTACGACGCTCGTGGTGCCCTCGACGGCACCAGTCCCGCCGGGTCCGCTGCGGGAGTTCCGGACCTCGCTCGTCGGGGTCACCCTCACCGAACTCCGAACAGTCCACGTGCGAGGATAG
- a CDS encoding manganese-dependent inorganic pyrophosphatase, which yields MTVLVFGHRNPDTDAIAAALALAGLEVALGTDARAVALGRPNPETAHALACFGLDVPPVIELARPETDQVMLVDHNERQQSVADIDEVTVLRVVDHHRVANFTSVLPLYFRVEPVGCTCTILARMYAENEVPIPRAIAGMMVSAIISDTLLLRSPTTTDDDRRVAAELAGVAGIDLDTYGDALLRAGAALGDLGAAELIDRDAKSYTLGATQVRLSQISSTDPTEVLDRRDEFLAAMEAERVRAGEDLLLLFVTDVLRGDSELLVVGEPVAAVEKSFSVTVVDGHAHLPGVVSRKKQVVPPLTAALR from the coding sequence ATGACGGTTCTCGTGTTCGGACATCGCAATCCCGATACCGACGCCATCGCGGCGGCGCTGGCTCTCGCCGGGCTCGAGGTGGCTCTCGGCACCGACGCCCGGGCGGTCGCGCTCGGGCGGCCGAATCCCGAAACCGCCCATGCGCTGGCCTGTTTCGGCCTCGACGTGCCCCCCGTCATCGAACTCGCCCGGCCGGAGACCGATCAGGTGATGCTCGTCGACCACAACGAACGGCAGCAGAGTGTCGCCGACATCGACGAGGTGACCGTTTTGCGCGTGGTCGATCACCACCGCGTGGCCAACTTCACCTCGGTCCTCCCGCTGTATTTCCGGGTCGAACCCGTCGGATGCACCTGCACGATCCTGGCCCGCATGTACGCGGAGAACGAGGTGCCGATCCCCCGGGCGATCGCCGGGATGATGGTGTCGGCCATCATCTCCGACACCCTGCTGCTGCGCTCCCCCACCACCACCGACGACGACCGCCGCGTTGCGGCCGAGCTCGCCGGCGTCGCCGGGATCGACCTCGACACCTACGGCGACGCACTGCTGCGGGCCGGCGCCGCGCTCGGCGATCTCGGAGCCGCCGAACTCATCGACCGGGACGCGAAGAGCTACACGCTGGGCGCCACGCAGGTACGTCTGTCGCAGATCTCGAGCACCGATCCCACCGAGGTCCTCGACCGGCGCGACGAGTTCCTCGCGGCTATGGAGGCCGAGCGCGTCCGGGCGGGTGAGGATCTGTTGCTGCTGTTCGTCACCGACGTGCTCCGCGGGGATTCCGAACTCCTCGTGGTCGGCGAACCCGTTGCCGCGGTCGAGAAGTCCTTCTCGGTCACCGTCGTCGACGGCCACGCACACCTGCCGGGAGTGGTCTCCCGCAAGAAGCAGGTGGTGCCGCCGCTGACCGCGGCCCTGCGCTGA
- a CDS encoding PAC2 family protein, whose translation MNAEQMSNLPRLRKPILLAAFEGWNDAGDAASSAVEHLALMWDARPLAEIDSDDYYDFQVNRPTIKQIDGVTRRIDWPTTSISYCSPQGADRDIVLVRGIEPNMRWRGFCAEIVSCAEALDVETTVMLGALLADTPHTRPVPVTGSAYSSEAAARYNLAESRYEGPTGITGVLQDLFVQAGLPAVAFWAAVPHYVSTPPNPKATVALLNRVEEVLDIEVPLGTLPEQAEEWEQAVTEMTEDDEEIADYVRGLEERGDAEIDTDEVMAKIDGDALAAEFERYLKRRGGPGSFGG comes from the coding sequence GTGAACGCCGAGCAGATGTCGAACCTTCCCCGCTTGCGCAAACCCATCCTGCTGGCCGCATTCGAGGGCTGGAACGATGCCGGCGATGCCGCGAGCAGCGCCGTGGAGCATCTCGCGCTCATGTGGGACGCGCGTCCGCTGGCGGAGATCGATTCCGACGACTACTACGACTTCCAGGTGAATCGTCCGACGATCAAACAGATCGACGGGGTGACCCGCCGAATCGACTGGCCGACCACGTCCATTTCCTACTGCAGCCCGCAAGGGGCCGACCGGGACATCGTACTCGTGCGCGGTATCGAACCCAACATGCGGTGGCGTGGTTTCTGCGCCGAGATCGTCTCCTGCGCCGAGGCCCTCGACGTCGAGACCACGGTCATGCTCGGCGCCCTGCTCGCCGACACCCCGCACACCCGACCGGTGCCGGTCACCGGCAGTGCCTACAGCAGTGAGGCGGCCGCCCGGTACAACCTCGCCGAAAGCCGCTACGAGGGACCCACCGGCATCACCGGGGTGCTGCAGGACCTGTTCGTGCAGGCCGGTCTGCCCGCGGTGGCGTTCTGGGCGGCGGTCCCCCATTACGTCTCGACCCCGCCGAATCCGAAGGCGACGGTCGCCCTCCTCAACCGTGTCGAAGAGGTACTCGACATCGAGGTGCCGCTGGGTACGCTGCCCGAGCAGGCCGAGGAGTGGGAGCAGGCGGTCACCGAGATGACCGAGGACGACGAGGAGATCGCCGACTACGTCCGCGGGCTCGAGGAGCGCGGCGACGCCGAGATCGACACCGACGAGGTGATGGCCAAGATCGACGGGGACGCCCTGGCCGCGGAATTCGAGCGCTACCTCAAGAGGCGTGGCGGGCCGGGATCGTTCGGCGGCTGA
- a CDS encoding thioesterase family protein, translated as MAVETSYYVPEGSGSDGFEYFRPTSATISPWSSDIQHGGPPTGLLMRALEHAAPEKSMHFTRVTTEILGAVGLEMNRVRAQVIRPGRRISMVAADLEVVQPDGSYRPVARAVACRLRAHDTSTIAVRPQAPLRPTPEDIDVKVGVTADSSLGVDWGTEGFIGSTESAVTVGRLGATPAVWLRPAVELVAGEKISDLQSIMTVVDVANGLGTRLRPDEWTWMNTDTTVHFSAVPSGQWLGIDAELAAGSDGFGATFADLYDADGFIGRSAQTVLLDGR; from the coding sequence ACTACGTTCCGGAGGGTTCGGGTTCGGACGGGTTCGAGTACTTTCGACCGACGTCGGCGACCATCAGTCCGTGGTCGTCGGATATCCAGCACGGCGGTCCTCCGACCGGACTGTTGATGCGGGCGCTCGAGCACGCGGCGCCGGAGAAGTCGATGCACTTCACCCGGGTGACCACCGAGATCCTGGGTGCGGTCGGGCTCGAGATGAATCGGGTTCGGGCGCAGGTGATCCGGCCGGGCCGACGCATCAGCATGGTCGCCGCCGACCTCGAGGTCGTCCAACCCGACGGTTCCTATCGTCCGGTGGCCCGGGCGGTGGCGTGCCGACTGCGCGCCCACGACACCTCGACGATCGCGGTGCGCCCCCAGGCGCCGCTGCGTCCGACACCCGAGGACATCGATGTGAAGGTCGGCGTCACCGCGGACAGCTCGCTCGGGGTCGACTGGGGCACCGAGGGATTCATCGGGTCGACGGAGTCGGCGGTGACCGTGGGCAGGCTCGGCGCCACACCGGCGGTCTGGCTACGGCCGGCGGTCGAGCTCGTCGCCGGGGAGAAGATCTCCGATCTGCAATCGATCATGACCGTCGTCGACGTCGCCAACGGCCTCGGCACCCGATTGCGTCCGGACGAATGGACGTGGATGAACACCGACACCACCGTGCATTTCTCGGCGGTGCCGTCCGGGCAATGGCTCGGCATCGACGCCGAGTTGGCCGCGGGCTCCGATGGATTCGGCGCGACCTTCGCCGACCTCTACGACGCGGACGGATTCATCGGACGGTCCGCGCAGACGGTACTGCTCGACGGGCGTTGA
- the metH gene encoding methionine synthase — protein sequence MSSHTPNPGNHDTTFLSAMARRVLVGDGAMGTMLQAADLTLDDFAGLEGCNEILNDTRPDVLEQIHRAYFEAGADAVETNTFGCNLSNLGDYDIADRIRELSYKGTAIARGVADEMGPSSDGTARFVLGSIGPGTKLPSLGHTTFGVIRDAYFECVAGMLEGGADAVLIETSQDLLQVKAAVVAARAAMDELGRRIPIISHVTVETTGTMLLGSEIGAALAAIEPLGVDMIGLNCATGPAEMSEHLRYLSRHARIPVSVMPNAGLPQLGPNGAEYPLQPDELASALSTFVGEFGLAFVGGCCGTTPEHIRQVAAAVAETTKADRAPAHISETSSLYSAVPFDQDASFLVIGERTNSNGSKAFREAMLAEDYQHCLDIAKEQTRDGAHMLDLNVDYVGRDGAADMTALASRFATSSTLPIMLDSTEPEVIRAGLEALGGRCAVNSVNYEDGDGPESRFSRIMALVVEHGAAVVALTIDEEGQARTADWKIRVAQRLIADITGNWGLAEEDIILDTLTFPISTGQEEVRRDGIETIEAIRRLHEAHPDVHFTLGISNISFGLNPAARQVLNSVFLHECVQAGLDTAIVHASKILPMNKIPDEQRDVALDLVYDRRGPAGTRSEGREDYDPLQKLMELFEGVSAASARESRAQELARLPLFERLERRIVDGERNGLEADLDEAMTQKPPLEIINETLLSGMKTVGELFGSGQMQLPFVLQSAEVMKTSVAHLEPHMEATGEDGKGRIVLATVKGDVHDIGKNLVDIILSNNGYEVVNIGIKQPISTILEVAEDKRADVIGMSGLLVKSTVVMKENLEEINARGLADNYPVLLGGAALTRAYVENDLSDTYEGQVHYARDAFEGLRLMDEIMALKRGGGSVPESADSLAAAKKAAERKARHERSQRIAAKRKAAETPVEVPARSDVIADNEIPTPPFWGTRIIKGIPVADYLQLLDERALFLGQWGLRGARGGNGPTYEELVETEGRPRLREWIDRLSTEGILAHAAVVYGYFPAVSDGDVVHILTEPTPDAPTRFSFTFPRQQRSRFLCIADFVRSREAAVADGRVDVLPFQLVTMGQPIADFANELFARDAYRDYLEVHGISVQLTEALAEYWHQRVRGELAFADRAVDAEDPDNAQGFFDLEYRGARFSFGYGACPDLEDRVKMMELLEPERIGVHLSEELQLHPEQSTDAFVLHHPEAKYFNT from the coding sequence ATGTCGTCGCACACGCCGAACCCGGGAAACCACGACACCACCTTCCTGTCGGCCATGGCGCGCCGCGTGTTGGTCGGCGACGGCGCGATGGGGACCATGCTGCAGGCAGCCGACCTCACACTCGACGATTTCGCAGGTCTCGAAGGCTGCAACGAGATCCTCAACGACACCCGTCCCGACGTCCTCGAGCAGATCCATCGTGCCTACTTCGAGGCCGGCGCCGATGCGGTGGAAACCAACACCTTCGGCTGCAACCTGTCCAACCTCGGTGATTACGACATCGCCGACCGCATTCGTGAGCTGTCCTACAAGGGGACGGCGATCGCGCGTGGGGTCGCCGACGAGATGGGACCCTCGTCCGACGGAACCGCCCGATTCGTCCTCGGATCCATCGGTCCGGGAACCAAACTCCCCAGTCTCGGGCACACGACCTTCGGTGTGATCCGCGACGCCTACTTCGAATGCGTCGCCGGCATGCTCGAGGGGGGCGCCGACGCCGTCCTTATCGAGACCTCGCAGGATCTGCTGCAGGTCAAGGCCGCGGTGGTCGCCGCGCGTGCGGCGATGGACGAGCTCGGCCGACGTATCCCGATCATCTCCCACGTCACCGTGGAAACCACCGGAACGATGCTGCTCGGCTCCGAGATCGGCGCCGCGCTCGCCGCCATCGAGCCGCTCGGCGTCGACATGATCGGCCTCAACTGTGCGACCGGGCCCGCGGAGATGAGCGAGCATCTGCGCTACCTGTCCCGCCACGCCCGGATCCCGGTGTCGGTGATGCCCAATGCGGGGCTGCCACAACTGGGGCCCAACGGTGCCGAGTATCCGCTGCAGCCCGACGAATTGGCCTCGGCGCTGAGCACTTTCGTCGGTGAGTTCGGACTGGCCTTCGTCGGTGGATGCTGCGGGACCACACCCGAACACATCCGGCAGGTGGCCGCCGCGGTCGCCGAGACCACCAAGGCCGATCGCGCCCCGGCACACATCTCGGAGACGTCCTCGCTCTACTCCGCGGTCCCGTTCGACCAGGACGCCAGCTTCCTGGTGATCGGCGAGCGCACGAACTCCAATGGCTCCAAGGCATTTCGTGAGGCGATGCTCGCCGAGGACTATCAGCACTGCCTCGACATCGCCAAGGAGCAGACCCGCGACGGCGCCCACATGCTCGACCTCAACGTCGACTACGTGGGCCGTGACGGTGCGGCGGACATGACCGCCCTGGCGAGTCGTTTCGCGACGTCGTCGACGCTGCCCATCATGCTGGATTCGACCGAACCGGAGGTCATCCGCGCCGGACTCGAAGCGCTCGGCGGCCGATGCGCGGTCAACTCGGTGAACTACGAGGACGGCGACGGTCCGGAGTCGCGGTTCTCGCGCATCATGGCGCTGGTCGTCGAACACGGTGCTGCGGTGGTCGCACTGACCATCGACGAGGAGGGTCAGGCGCGCACCGCGGACTGGAAGATCCGCGTCGCGCAACGCCTGATCGCCGACATCACCGGTAACTGGGGCCTCGCCGAGGAGGACATCATCCTCGACACCCTCACCTTCCCGATCTCGACCGGGCAGGAGGAGGTCCGCCGCGACGGCATCGAGACCATCGAGGCGATCCGCCGGCTGCACGAGGCGCACCCCGACGTGCACTTCACCCTGGGGATCTCGAACATCTCCTTCGGCTTGAACCCGGCGGCGCGGCAGGTGCTCAACTCGGTGTTCCTGCACGAATGTGTGCAGGCCGGACTCGACACGGCGATCGTGCACGCGTCGAAGATCCTGCCGATGAACAAGATTCCCGACGAGCAGCGCGATGTCGCGCTCGATCTGGTCTACGACCGTCGCGGCCCGGCGGGCACACGCAGCGAGGGCCGCGAGGACTACGACCCGCTGCAGAAGCTGATGGAGTTGTTCGAGGGCGTCTCGGCGGCCTCGGCCCGCGAATCGCGCGCGCAGGAACTCGCACGCCTGCCACTGTTCGAACGACTCGAGCGACGCATCGTCGACGGTGAACGCAACGGCCTCGAGGCCGATCTCGACGAGGCGATGACCCAGAAGCCGCCGCTGGAGATCATCAACGAGACCCTGCTGTCCGGGATGAAGACCGTCGGTGAGTTGTTCGGCTCCGGTCAGATGCAGCTGCCGTTCGTGTTGCAGTCCGCCGAGGTGATGAAAACCTCGGTGGCACATCTGGAACCGCACATGGAGGCCACCGGCGAGGACGGCAAGGGCCGCATCGTGCTGGCCACCGTGAAGGGCGATGTGCACGACATCGGCAAGAATCTCGTCGACATCATCCTGTCCAACAACGGGTACGAGGTCGTCAACATCGGTATCAAACAACCGATCTCGACGATCCTCGAGGTCGCCGAGGACAAGCGCGCCGACGTGATCGGCATGTCGGGCCTGCTGGTCAAGTCGACGGTGGTGATGAAGGAGAACCTCGAGGAGATCAACGCCCGCGGGCTCGCCGACAACTACCCGGTGCTCCTCGGCGGTGCCGCGCTGACCCGCGCCTACGTCGAGAACGACCTCTCCGACACCTACGAGGGGCAGGTGCATTACGCGCGGGATGCCTTCGAGGGCTTGCGGTTGATGGACGAGATCATGGCACTCAAGCGGGGCGGTGGGTCGGTCCCCGAGAGCGCCGATTCGCTCGCCGCGGCGAAGAAGGCGGCCGAACGCAAGGCGCGACACGAACGCTCGCAACGGATCGCGGCCAAACGCAAGGCCGCCGAGACGCCCGTGGAGGTGCCCGCACGCTCGGATGTCATCGCCGACAACGAGATCCCGACCCCGCCGTTCTGGGGCACCCGGATCATCAAGGGAATCCCGGTCGCGGACTATCTCCAGCTACTCGACGAGCGCGCACTGTTCCTGGGGCAGTGGGGATTACGCGGCGCGCGCGGGGGCAACGGCCCCACCTACGAAGAACTCGTCGAGACCGAGGGCCGACCCCGTCTGCGGGAATGGATCGATCGTCTCTCGACCGAGGGCATCCTCGCGCACGCCGCGGTGGTCTACGGCTACTTCCCGGCGGTCAGTGACGGCGATGTGGTGCACATACTCACCGAGCCGACACCCGATGCGCCGACCCGGTTCTCGTTCACCTTCCCGCGGCAGCAGCGGTCACGATTCCTGTGCATCGCCGACTTCGTCCGCTCCCGCGAGGCGGCCGTGGCCGACGGGCGCGTCGACGTGTTGCCGTTCCAGCTGGTGACGATGGGACAGCCGATCGCCGACTTCGCCAACGAGTTGTTCGCACGTGACGCCTACCGCGACTATCTCGAGGTGCACGGGATCAGCGTGCAGCTCACCGAGGCGCTGGCCGAGTACTGGCATCAGCGGGTCCGTGGGGAACTGGCGTTCGCCGACCGCGCCGTCGACGCCGAGGATCCCGACAACGCGCAGGGCTTCTTCGACCTCGAATACCGTGGCGCGCGTTTCTCATTCGGGTACGGGGCATGCCCCGACCTCGAGGACCGCGTCAAGATGATGGAGCTCCTCGAGCCCGAACGCATCGGTGTGCATCTGTCGGAGGAACTGCAGCTGCATCCCGAGCAGTCGACCGATGCCTTCGTGCTGCACCACCCGGAGGCCAAGTACTTCAACACCTGA